The sequence below is a genomic window from Streptomyces sp. NBC_00289.
GGATCGTCCCCGACGAACCGCGGGGCGGCCTCAACACCGCGCTGGCGCACGGCGCGGCGGTCGTACGGGCGGCCCGTCCCGAAAGCGCCCTGGCGGCCCTGAACGCCGATCTCCCGGCGCTGCGCCCCCATGAATTGGCGCGGGTACTGGACGCGGCCGCGCAATTCCCCCGCGCTTTTCTCGCGGATACGGCCGCGGTCGGCACAACTCTGCTGGCGGCCGCCCCGGGCCGGGAATTGCTTCCGTCTTTCGGCACCGATTCCCGGGCCCGCCACCGCGCGTCCGGTGCCGTCGAAATCGCCCTCGCCGCAGTGGATTCCGTACGACAGGACGTGGACACCGGTGAGGATCTGCGGGCCGCGCTGGCGTTGGGAGTGGGGCCGCGCACGGCGGCGGCGGCCGCGCGGTTGCTGATCCCGGAGCAGTAGGCTGCCGCCATGCAGGCCACCGCGTACACCTACGACCCCGAAAGCCGCAGCGGGCAGGTGCTGCTCGACGACGGCACCCCGGTGCCCTTCGACGGGCCGGCGTTCGACGCGGGCGGGCTCAGGCTGCTGCGGCCCGGCCAACGGGTGCGCATCGAGACCGAGGGCGAGGGCGAGACCCGCCGGATCACCCTGGTGACGCTCCACACGTTCTGAACCCCGGCCGGGCGATTCCGTGACTGCGCCCGATCCGGGAAGAACACGCCGCGGGCCGGACTCCACACGGAGTCCGGCCCGGCGCGTGAATACCCCTGCGCCCTCAGCGCTTGCGGGCGGTGGCCTTCTTGGCGGTGGTCTTGCGCGCGGTCGACTTCTGGGCGGGGGCCTTCTTGGCCGTCGCCTTCTTCGCCGGGGCCTTCTGGGCCGTCGCCTTCTTGGCGGTGGTCTTCTTCGCGGCGGTGGACTTGGCGGTCGCCGCGGTCTTGGCGGGCGCCTTCTTG
It includes:
- the cofC gene encoding 2-phospho-L-lactate guanylyltransferase yields the protein MQWTLVIPLKPLARAKSRLSDTAADGVRPGLALAFAQDTVAAALACPAVRDVAVVTDDSLAGRELAALGARIVPDEPRGGLNTALAHGAAVVRAARPESALAALNADLPALRPHELARVLDAAAQFPRAFLADTAAVGTTLLAAAPGRELLPSFGTDSRARHRASGAVEIALAAVDSVRQDVDTGEDLRAALALGVGPRTAAAAARLLIPEQ